In Clostridiales bacterium, the genomic window AAAGACAATAATAAATATATGAGTTCGGTCAAGGTAGGACCAAAGGGACAAATTGTAATCCCCAAGAAAGTGCGTGATATGTTTGGGATTAAACCCGGCGATACGTTGGTTCTTCTTGCAAATGCTAAAAAGGGCATCGCAATTGAAAGGCTAAGTGTTTTCAGCAAAATTGCAGATGCGATTTTTGAAGGAAAAGGCAAGGAAATTTATCCTGAACACAGCGAAGAAGACAACCTGACTTTTGCATTGGTATCGGCTTTCCGGTCGTCTTGCTTCTGCTCCTCACGGCTATACAGTCGAACATCCCTGTTAAATTGTTTGTAATCGATCAGCTTGCTCCGGGCATTGCTGTTTTCGGGCTTTCATTTATTTCACTTTTTTCAGGCATGTTGATTTCAAAGGACAGAACCAGTTCATTCATGTTTCGTCTATTTACTTCCCCCCTTACGTCAAGCAATTTTATTTTCGGATATACTCTTCCCCT contains:
- a CDS encoding AbrB/MazE/SpoVT family DNA-binding domain-containing protein translates to MINRSKDNNKYMSSVKVGPKGQIVIPKKVRDMFGIKPGDTLVLLANAKKGIAIERLSVFSKIADAIFEGKGKEIYPEHSEEDNLTFALVSAFRSSCFCSSRLYSRTSLLNCL